One part of the Microbulbifer sp. THAF38 genome encodes these proteins:
- a CDS encoding GNAT family N-acetyltransferase encodes MSIVVQKDNLSDGAIIELLKSHLEQMYLHSPPESVHALKPDKLIDPTITFWSARVNGVLAGCGALKEVSPVLGEIKSMKTSQGFLRMGIARAVLKAILGEAQKRKYREVKLETGSSKHFAPAIALYQQYGFEPCRPFANYSEDPHSLFFTKKL; translated from the coding sequence ATGAGCATAGTGGTTCAAAAAGATAATCTTTCAGATGGCGCTATTATTGAGCTACTGAAATCCCACTTAGAACAAATGTATCTGCATTCCCCTCCAGAAAGCGTACACGCCTTAAAACCAGACAAATTAATTGACCCCACAATCACTTTCTGGAGCGCGCGGGTCAATGGCGTTCTAGCAGGCTGTGGGGCTCTCAAGGAAGTCTCCCCTGTTCTGGGAGAGATAAAATCCATGAAAACTAGCCAGGGCTTCCTGCGCATGGGAATCGCTAGAGCCGTGCTAAAAGCGATACTAGGTGAAGCCCAAAAAAGGAAGTATCGAGAAGTAAAATTAGAAACCGGCAGCAGTAAACATTTTGCTCCAGCAATTGCACTTTACCAGCAATATGGCTTTGAACCATGCAGGCCATTTGCCAATTATAGTGAAGATCCACATAGCCTATTCTTTACAAAGAAACTCTAA
- a CDS encoding kelch repeat-containing protein encodes MKTYKKICYSRRSFLKLTGLSPLLLGGTGSRAETQRNKQNIIFTDLPSLEIPIQEIYPSVFAGEIYISGGFIPSSTPTFYGLAPTDSTHIFSPKTHTWRSGPALPKATHHLGMAANSKYLYGIGGFHGQKSNAWQAKSTVYKLSKNDNAWTSAPSLPIPIAEGIYSNSSKGIHVIGGKTPNSHQRNIDSNNHYILTNNTDWEAAAPATINRNSASGTTMGNRIYVIGGRQAGNTTKRARNLTYGEVYDPSLNKWEKIRPLPQALAGLSAAPLNGKIIVTGGEAFGPNGYWKTGTAFNAVWVYNPISDQWNKESDLPTARHGHGAVTIEDTIYIMGGAAKVGPQETLASFIKLNWKP; translated from the coding sequence ATGAAAACCTACAAAAAAATATGCTACTCAAGAAGAAGTTTCTTAAAGCTTACTGGTTTGTCACCGCTGCTACTGGGTGGAACTGGCAGCAGAGCTGAGACACAAAGAAATAAACAGAATATAATTTTCACAGACCTGCCGAGTCTTGAAATACCGATACAGGAAATATACCCCTCAGTTTTTGCCGGAGAGATTTACATCTCCGGAGGCTTTATTCCATCCTCTACGCCTACTTTTTATGGTCTCGCACCTACAGACAGCACCCATATATTTTCACCAAAAACTCATACCTGGAGAAGCGGCCCAGCCCTTCCGAAAGCTACACACCATCTGGGGATGGCAGCGAACTCTAAATACCTGTATGGTATTGGTGGCTTTCATGGACAAAAAAGTAATGCCTGGCAAGCTAAGTCTACCGTTTATAAGCTCAGTAAAAATGATAACGCCTGGACTTCTGCCCCCTCTCTCCCTATCCCGATTGCCGAGGGTATCTATAGCAATTCATCAAAAGGTATCCATGTTATCGGCGGGAAAACACCCAATAGCCACCAGAGAAACATTGACTCAAATAATCATTATATTTTAACTAACAATACTGATTGGGAAGCCGCCGCCCCAGCAACGATCAACAGAAATTCTGCATCCGGAACAACAATGGGCAACAGGATTTATGTCATTGGTGGACGCCAGGCTGGTAATACAACTAAAAGGGCAAGAAACTTAACCTATGGGGAGGTTTATGATCCTAGCCTAAATAAATGGGAAAAAATACGACCATTACCACAAGCACTCGCTGGGCTTTCAGCTGCACCGCTAAATGGAAAGATTATAGTAACCGGTGGTGAAGCCTTTGGTCCCAACGGTTATTGGAAAACAGGAACTGCATTTAACGCAGTCTGGGTATACAACCCCATTAGTGATCAATGGAACAAAGAGAGCGATCTTCCAACGGCCCGCCATGGGCATGGTGCTGTGACTATTGAAGATACAATTTATATTATGGGAGGCGCAGCCAAAGTCGGCCCACAAGAGACCCTCGCATCATTTATAAAATTGAACTGGAAGCCATAA
- a CDS encoding transporter substrate-binding domain-containing protein, producing the protein MQKILITVAFLFVSLIFSVSCEKHASQQGEPVEALSENTEETKSAFVNYLERGDFPALQERGILRLLAPRGPEEDALPRGGLPQGEWRQLAEKFAFSRNLRPQWVYVDNFAALIPALREGRGDVIATNFSRTPNRRSQVAFTRPLQAVNELLITLRDMDKPLQEVAVRRGSAYAETLQEDTGQPYKVTLLDGAVANSTLLAAVAAGEYQATVMDSNLADALLPNYPQLTASDQLESSRDIAWAVRLNATELRRELNEFLTAELVLAGQNSSKPVRGWENILEGGTLRVLTRNHPASYFIWRGELMGFDYDLLKKFARDHKLRLSMVVPDADMDLTDALQAGMGDMIAASLTVTETRRQQGLVFTRPYLQVTEQVIAPSTDISLQGDVPLEQMLSGKMVAVNPQTSYHESLAEMMLLQRERGVAPIQISEQPGATTEYLIDAVAQGIFPYTVADSHLVAIESTYRDDFRVVAELPNTREIAWAVRADQSRLLEQLNNFLNKHDRDLFFNVTYNKYFKEKKHILRHQENRLRNSDALSPYDPIVHKYTDKTDRDWRMVVAQMYQESRFNPRARSFSGAQGLMQVLPRTAGQLGVENLYEPENSIRAGVAYLGWLDQRFPQNISLEQKIYFTLAAYNAGHGHVQDARALAQQLELNPNQWFGHVEQAMLLLSKPEYYRKSRFGYVRGREPVKYVREIRDRYIGYLGVERNGYLQNVE; encoded by the coding sequence GTGCAAAAAATATTAATTACGGTAGCTTTTCTATTCGTTTCTCTTATTTTTTCGGTCAGTTGTGAAAAGCACGCCTCGCAGCAGGGGGAACCCGTGGAGGCACTCTCAGAAAATACTGAAGAGACTAAAAGCGCTTTCGTAAACTACCTAGAGCGCGGAGACTTCCCCGCATTACAAGAGCGCGGCATATTGCGCTTACTCGCGCCGAGAGGCCCTGAAGAGGATGCCCTGCCGCGTGGCGGCTTGCCGCAGGGGGAGTGGCGGCAGCTCGCCGAGAAGTTTGCCTTCAGCCGCAACCTGAGGCCTCAGTGGGTGTATGTGGATAACTTTGCGGCTCTGATTCCCGCCTTGAGAGAAGGTCGTGGCGATGTCATTGCGACTAACTTTTCCCGCACGCCCAATCGCCGCAGCCAAGTGGCGTTCACACGTCCACTGCAAGCCGTGAACGAATTACTCATCACTCTGCGGGATATGGATAAGCCACTACAAGAAGTGGCGGTGCGCCGCGGTAGTGCCTATGCCGAAACCCTCCAAGAGGATACCGGGCAGCCCTATAAAGTGACGCTGCTGGATGGGGCAGTAGCAAACAGTACGCTTTTAGCTGCTGTTGCCGCAGGGGAGTATCAGGCTACCGTCATGGATAGTAATTTGGCCGATGCGCTCCTACCCAATTACCCACAGCTCACAGCCAGCGATCAGTTGGAGTCCAGTAGAGATATCGCCTGGGCAGTGCGCCTTAATGCCACCGAGTTGAGGCGGGAGCTCAACGAATTCCTGACGGCTGAATTGGTATTAGCCGGTCAAAACTCCAGTAAGCCCGTCAGAGGTTGGGAAAACATTTTAGAGGGTGGCACACTGCGTGTGCTCACTCGCAACCATCCAGCCTCCTATTTTATCTGGCGTGGGGAGTTGATGGGCTTCGACTATGACCTGCTAAAAAAATTCGCCCGGGATCATAAGCTTCGCCTCAGTATGGTAGTGCCCGATGCGGATATGGATTTGACTGATGCCCTGCAGGCAGGTATGGGCGATATGATCGCTGCATCCCTTACCGTCACCGAAACACGTCGGCAACAGGGGTTGGTTTTTACACGGCCCTATCTCCAGGTGACTGAACAGGTGATTGCCCCGAGTACAGATATTTCCCTGCAGGGGGATGTCCCCTTAGAGCAAATGCTGTCGGGCAAAATGGTGGCTGTTAATCCACAGACCAGCTACCACGAAAGCCTTGCAGAAATGATGTTGCTACAGCGGGAGCGGGGAGTTGCTCCCATTCAGATATCCGAACAGCCAGGCGCTACCACAGAGTATTTAATTGACGCCGTTGCCCAGGGAATATTTCCCTATACCGTTGCAGATTCCCACCTGGTGGCGATCGAAAGCACTTATCGTGACGACTTTAGAGTCGTGGCAGAGTTGCCCAATACTAGAGAGATAGCTTGGGCTGTGCGTGCTGACCAAAGCCGCCTACTGGAACAATTAAATAATTTCTTGAACAAACACGATCGCGACCTTTTTTTTAATGTCACTTACAACAAATACTTCAAGGAAAAGAAACATATTCTACGTCATCAGGAAAACCGCCTGCGCAACAGTGATGCCCTTTCTCCCTATGATCCTATAGTGCATAAATACACGGATAAAACCGATCGAGACTGGCGTATGGTAGTTGCGCAGATGTATCAGGAGAGCCGGTTCAATCCCCGCGCTCGTTCCTTCTCTGGAGCCCAAGGCCTGATGCAGGTGCTGCCACGCACAGCCGGCCAACTGGGGGTAGAAAATCTCTATGAACCTGAAAACAGCATTCGTGCGGGGGTAGCCTATCTCGGTTGGCTGGACCAACGATTCCCCCAGAATATTTCCCTGGAACAAAAAATATACTTTACCCTGGCTGCCTATAATGCAGGACACGGCCATGTTCAAGACGCCAGGGCCCTTGCTCAACAGCTGGAGCTGAACCCCAATCAGTGGTTTGGCCATGTGGAACAGGCCATGCTGCTGTTATCCAAGCCGGAATACTACCGAAAAAGCCGTTTTGGCTACGTACGAGGACGTGAACCGGTTAAGTATGTGCGGGAGATTCGGGATCGATATATTGGTTATCTTGGTGTTGAGCGTAATGGATATCTTCAGAATGTAGAATGA
- a CDS encoding alpha/beta fold hydrolase: protein MKTAPLLALLGGAMMSAYAWSAPEYIADVDIPSFDGTQLDANLFVPETPPPEGGYPTVIFTNSWGLEKHQYHFQAKELAENGYLVLSYSTRGFGFSGGLVDVAGANSIADVGVLIDWLEANYPVGKLGMAGISYGAGISLLSAAQHPRVDAVAAMSGWADVVEALYPNETVNLVWGGLLVGTAFRKEAELTHLWSDLRNGQNMESVIEFAAKRSAVSYVDELNANGTAVLLSNNFADYLFKPNSMTDFYSLLEGPKKLLLNPGTHAITETLTGNYGHIWTTTFRWFDHHLKGADNGIDREPKVDMTVRISNKLEHFEDYPVTQESTTWYLRPRFTMFDNGSMKGSKYSGWSWRNEFHGGADTFAGTGIPLISDALEGFGIPVYTPMLAINGYFAIEYKSPVQWETLKIRGEPQLEMWVKPSKKEVQLNAHLYDVGPLGLGRLITHAPITLHSDQSGQMQKFDLELFTTSYDVPPGHRVVLAIDTQGLIYQKPDNTNYTIEVPYSSSKVSSLTVPHL from the coding sequence ATGAAAACTGCACCACTACTGGCGCTGCTTGGCGGCGCCATGATGTCGGCCTATGCCTGGTCGGCACCAGAATATATCGCCGATGTAGATATCCCCTCTTTTGATGGTACCCAGTTAGATGCCAACCTGTTCGTACCTGAGACTCCTCCCCCCGAAGGCGGCTATCCCACGGTTATTTTCACTAACAGCTGGGGTTTGGAAAAACACCAGTACCACTTCCAGGCCAAGGAACTCGCGGAGAATGGCTACCTGGTCCTGAGTTACTCCACGCGGGGCTTTGGTTTTTCCGGCGGTCTGGTGGATGTGGCCGGGGCCAATAGTATTGCCGATGTGGGTGTACTCATCGATTGGCTCGAAGCCAACTATCCCGTGGGCAAGCTGGGCATGGCCGGAATTTCTTACGGCGCTGGTATTTCGCTGTTAAGTGCCGCCCAACATCCCCGTGTCGATGCCGTGGCCGCTATGTCCGGTTGGGCGGATGTGGTTGAGGCGCTCTACCCCAATGAAACGGTCAACCTGGTTTGGGGCGGTCTGCTGGTGGGCACCGCCTTCCGCAAGGAGGCAGAGCTTACGCATCTGTGGAGCGACCTGCGCAACGGCCAAAATATGGAGTCGGTGATCGAGTTTGCCGCCAAGCGCTCCGCCGTCAGTTATGTGGACGAGCTGAATGCGAATGGCACTGCTGTGTTGCTGTCGAATAATTTTGCCGACTACCTCTTCAAACCCAACAGCATGACCGACTTCTACTCCCTGCTGGAAGGGCCCAAGAAGTTGCTGCTGAACCCCGGCACTCACGCCATTACCGAAACACTCACCGGTAATTACGGGCATATTTGGACCACCACTTTCCGCTGGTTCGATCACCACCTGAAAGGGGCAGATAACGGCATCGACCGTGAACCCAAAGTGGATATGACCGTGCGTATCAGCAACAAGCTGGAGCACTTTGAGGATTATCCGGTAACTCAGGAAAGCACCACCTGGTACCTGCGCCCACGCTTCACCATGTTCGATAACGGCAGCATGAAAGGCAGCAAGTACAGTGGCTGGAGCTGGCGCAACGAATTCCATGGCGGCGCGGACACCTTTGCCGGCACCGGTATCCCATTGATATCCGACGCTTTGGAGGGCTTCGGTATCCCGGTGTACACCCCCATGCTGGCCATCAACGGCTACTTCGCCATCGAATACAAATCACCCGTTCAGTGGGAAACCCTGAAGATTCGCGGCGAGCCGCAACTCGAGATGTGGGTGAAACCGAGTAAAAAGGAAGTGCAACTGAATGCGCACCTCTACGATGTGGGCCCACTGGGGCTCGGCCGCTTGATCACCCATGCCCCCATCACCCTGCACAGCGACCAATCCGGGCAGATGCAGAAGTTTGACTTGGAGCTGTTCACCACCAGCTACGATGTCCCCCCAGGACACCGGGTGGTTCTGGCTATCGATACCCAGGGCCTGATTTATCAGAAACCCGATAACACCAACTACACCATTGAAGTGCCCTACAGCAGCAGCAAGGTTTCCAGCTTGACCGTGCCGCACCTGTAA
- a CDS encoding M1 family metallopeptidase: protein MNMKIPLALLSAALLSVAVAGCNPAEKAPQKIDQESSTQMAVLDIREAPEGKLPQGVEPSAYRLDLTLDPRKDTFNGRVAIDIQMTQASNHIWLHGKNLSVTKATAQLADGREVQASYREVLDSGVAIVEFDETLPAGSFTLQLDYAADFDRNLAGLFKVEEQGNAYALAKSESIQARKYLPGFDEPGLKAPFSISLTVPEGYTAISNGPELKREVVPGGMEKVTFATTPPMSTYLLSLSVGPFDVVERAAIPPSKYRSEPIPLRGFARQGRGGDMNYILDITPKMVETFENQLQRPYPFKKLDIIAAPQWPSGATELSAAITYREQRILVGDNPAPGARLALVEVHAHEIAHMWFGNQVTPPWWDDLWLKEGFATWGEPLALRIMEPEGGHDLNAATYAIGAMQLDSLASTRAIREPVSDNNNIRNAYDSITYSKSLGVINMVDNYFGAERFRPALGRYLEAFSGGEADSPSFYKVIGEETNTPELTETFRSFVEQKGVPQLELALDCSDPAKTKLHITQSRYKPLGSPIAATGQQWSIPFCFSSDSGTQQCQILTGKEETLEIASSSCPSWVMPNAQGSGYYRWNLPEPQWQALTERFTQLTPTEQLSIIDSAFAAFEAGKLSAPRLLDVVRQSAKADKRQVIAMPLSYLRKYRDNYLNGAQRLAFLNFAQNLYLPLLSNSAGSEDADQQMLHSALLGFMALVAEDPDTRKQLMEKAIAFTGYKTGRDPQALNSDLYEAALIVAIQDAGQGFLTHLIKVRTELDDPRFENASANAIGSSNSPKQIETIQKLALSEQMGPRESFALIRYALAQPLVQEQHWAWLRDNFVQVVDKIPAQIRRHTPAFANAFCDEKRLDELQQLFAQHGKLTPGYQRSLAQTEERIHLCMALQEKGQSLMEALPKSVDLAKQ from the coding sequence ATGAACATGAAGATACCGCTCGCCCTGCTGAGCGCGGCGCTGTTATCAGTAGCAGTCGCCGGGTGTAACCCGGCGGAAAAGGCCCCGCAGAAGATCGACCAGGAATCCAGCACGCAAATGGCGGTCCTGGATATCAGGGAAGCCCCAGAGGGCAAACTCCCCCAGGGTGTAGAGCCCAGCGCCTATCGTCTGGATCTGACCCTCGATCCTCGCAAAGATACTTTCAATGGCCGTGTCGCTATCGACATTCAGATGACCCAGGCCAGCAACCATATCTGGTTGCACGGTAAGAACCTGTCGGTAACCAAAGCCACTGCGCAACTGGCAGACGGGCGTGAGGTGCAAGCCAGCTACCGCGAGGTCCTCGACAGCGGCGTCGCCATAGTCGAGTTCGACGAGACGCTGCCGGCCGGCAGCTTCACCCTGCAGCTGGATTACGCCGCCGATTTCGATCGCAACCTAGCCGGTCTGTTCAAAGTGGAAGAGCAGGGCAATGCCTATGCCCTGGCCAAATCTGAGTCCATCCAAGCGCGTAAATACCTGCCGGGCTTCGACGAGCCCGGCCTCAAGGCGCCATTCTCCATCAGCCTCACCGTGCCCGAAGGCTACACCGCCATCAGCAATGGGCCGGAACTAAAACGCGAGGTTGTGCCGGGCGGCATGGAGAAAGTGACTTTTGCCACCACTCCGCCCATGTCCACTTATCTGCTGTCTTTATCGGTGGGCCCCTTCGATGTGGTTGAGCGCGCAGCTATTCCACCGAGCAAGTATCGCAGTGAGCCGATCCCTTTACGCGGTTTTGCGCGTCAGGGCCGCGGCGGCGATATGAATTACATTCTCGATATCACCCCCAAAATGGTGGAGACCTTCGAGAATCAATTACAGCGCCCCTACCCCTTCAAGAAACTGGATATTATCGCCGCCCCCCAGTGGCCCAGTGGTGCCACCGAGCTGTCTGCAGCCATTACCTATCGCGAGCAACGCATCCTGGTGGGCGATAACCCCGCACCCGGCGCGCGTCTGGCTTTGGTGGAAGTACACGCCCATGAAATCGCCCATATGTGGTTTGGCAACCAGGTAACGCCACCCTGGTGGGACGACCTTTGGCTCAAAGAGGGCTTCGCCACCTGGGGTGAGCCGTTGGCGCTGCGTATCATGGAGCCCGAAGGCGGCCACGACCTGAACGCCGCCACTTACGCCATCGGCGCCATGCAACTGGACTCCCTCGCCAGCACCCGCGCCATTCGCGAGCCGGTGAGCGACAACAACAATATCCGCAACGCCTACGACTCCATCACCTATTCCAAGAGTCTGGGCGTCATCAATATGGTGGATAACTACTTCGGTGCCGAGCGCTTCCGCCCAGCCCTGGGGCGCTACCTGGAAGCCTTCAGCGGCGGCGAGGCGGACTCCCCCTCTTTCTACAAAGTGATCGGCGAGGAAACCAATACCCCGGAATTAACGGAAACTTTCCGCAGCTTTGTCGAGCAAAAAGGTGTGCCGCAACTGGAGCTGGCCCTGGACTGCAGCGATCCGGCCAAGACCAAACTGCATATCACCCAGAGCCGCTATAAGCCCCTCGGCTCCCCTATTGCCGCAACTGGCCAGCAGTGGAGCATCCCCTTTTGCTTTAGCAGCGATAGCGGTACACAGCAGTGCCAGATCCTGACCGGTAAAGAGGAAACCCTGGAGATTGCTTCGAGCAGTTGCCCCAGCTGGGTAATGCCCAATGCCCAGGGCAGCGGCTACTACCGCTGGAACCTGCCGGAGCCCCAATGGCAGGCCCTTACCGAACGCTTTACCCAGTTGACCCCTACGGAGCAACTCTCGATTATCGACAGCGCCTTCGCCGCCTTCGAAGCCGGTAAGCTATCCGCTCCTCGGTTACTCGATGTCGTGCGCCAATCTGCCAAGGCAGACAAGCGCCAGGTAATTGCCATGCCCCTGAGTTACCTGCGCAAGTACCGCGATAATTATCTGAACGGTGCCCAGCGCTTGGCCTTCCTAAACTTTGCCCAGAACCTGTACCTGCCGCTCTTGAGCAACAGTGCTGGCAGCGAAGATGCCGACCAGCAAATGCTGCACAGCGCCCTGCTCGGTTTTATGGCACTGGTGGCGGAAGACCCGGATACACGCAAACAGTTAATGGAGAAGGCGATTGCTTTTACCGGCTATAAAACCGGGCGCGATCCCCAGGCATTGAATTCGGATCTTTACGAAGCTGCACTGATCGTGGCTATCCAGGATGCCGGTCAGGGTTTCCTCACGCACCTGATTAAAGTGCGCACCGAGCTGGATGATCCCCGTTTTGAAAACGCCAGTGCCAACGCCATCGGCAGCAGTAATAGCCCCAAGCAAATAGAGACTATCCAGAAGTTAGCACTCAGCGAACAGATGGGTCCGCGGGAATCTTTTGCACTGATTCGCTATGCCCTGGCGCAGCCGCTGGTGCAGGAGCAACACTGGGCCTGGCTACGGGATAACTTTGTGCAAGTCGTGGATAAAATTCCGGCACAGATCCGCCGCCATACGCCCGCATTCGCCAACGCCTTCTGCGATGAAAAGCGACTGGATGAATTGCAACAGCTGTTCGCCCAGCACGGCAAACTGACACCCGGCTACCAGCGCAGCCTGGCGCAGACCGAAGAGCGCATTCATTTGTGTATGGCACTGCAGGAAAAAGGTCAGTCGCTGATGGAAGCTCTGCCAAAGTCGGTAGATCTGGCAAAACAATAA
- a CDS encoding HdeD family acid-resistance protein, whose translation MSTDISPLPTGPILKVLSANWWLLLLRGVIAVIFGVLTFIWPGLSLLTLVFLFGIYALLDGIFSLVAAVMGRHASTPLWWLIVSGLISLAAGIVTFMFPQVTALVLVIFIGAWALVRGIFEIVGAIRLRKEIDNEWLLIAIGVLSVIFGLAILVSPGAGALALVWVIGAYAIIFGLPMIWLAFRLRKHNNGET comes from the coding sequence ATGTCCACTGATATCTCCCCCCTCCCCACCGGCCCTATATTGAAGGTGCTCTCCGCCAACTGGTGGCTGCTGTTATTGCGCGGCGTAATCGCGGTGATCTTCGGTGTGCTGACATTTATTTGGCCGGGGCTGTCACTGCTCACCCTGGTTTTTCTCTTTGGTATTTACGCTCTGCTCGATGGTATTTTTTCTCTGGTTGCAGCGGTTATGGGGCGTCATGCGAGCACGCCTCTATGGTGGCTGATCGTGTCTGGCCTGATCAGCCTGGCCGCGGGTATCGTGACTTTTATGTTTCCCCAGGTAACCGCGCTGGTACTGGTGATTTTTATCGGCGCCTGGGCGTTGGTACGGGGGATTTTTGAGATTGTCGGGGCGATCCGACTGCGCAAGGAAATTGACAACGAGTGGTTGTTGATCGCGATTGGTGTGCTCTCGGTAATTTTTGGCCTGGCAATACTGGTCAGCCCCGGAGCGGGTGCCCTGGCATTGGTGTGGGTGATTGGGGCCTATGCCATTATCTTTGGACTTCCTATGATCTGGCTGGCATTTCGCCTGCGCAAACACAATAACGGTGAGACCTAA
- a CDS encoding aspartate aminotransferase family protein — protein MSEMPTNAFWMPFTPNRTFKSAPRIVESAEGIYLTEKGGRQIIDATAGLWCSNAGHGRTEIAEAIYQQAKTLDYSSIFNFGHELGFEYSERLVKHTPDGLNHVFFGNSGSEAVETALKIALQYQRARGKGTRTMFIGREKGYHGVNFGGISVGGIAPNYQGFGQPVKANHMRHTLDIERNAFSRGLPEHGVELAEDLERLVAFHGADQIAAVIVEPFAGAGGVVLPPKGYLKRLREICDKHDLLLIFDEVISGWGRTGSAFASIEFDVTPDMITSAKGITNAAVPLSAVFVKDEIHNTIMNAASEGMVEFFHGYTYSAHPVACAAGMATLDIYEREGLLTRASGEIGQHWENALHSLADLDNVIDVRNYGLVGAIELRAPENLKGKFGGKASGMTWEAGVMARGIGDALCMSPPLIIEKHEIDAIVDKLRGVISELA, from the coding sequence ATGTCTGAAATGCCAACTAACGCTTTCTGGATGCCCTTTACCCCCAACCGCACCTTTAAATCCGCCCCGCGGATTGTGGAGAGCGCCGAGGGTATCTACCTCACCGAAAAAGGTGGTCGCCAAATTATCGATGCCACCGCCGGCCTCTGGTGTAGCAATGCCGGTCACGGTCGCACAGAAATTGCCGAAGCGATTTACCAGCAGGCGAAAACCCTGGATTACAGCTCCATCTTTAATTTTGGCCACGAGTTAGGCTTCGAATACTCCGAGCGTCTGGTTAAGCACACTCCCGATGGCCTGAACCATGTATTTTTCGGTAACTCCGGTTCAGAGGCGGTGGAAACTGCACTGAAAATTGCCCTGCAATACCAGCGTGCACGTGGCAAGGGCACTCGCACCATGTTTATCGGTCGCGAAAAGGGCTATCACGGCGTGAACTTCGGTGGTATTTCTGTGGGCGGTATCGCCCCCAATTACCAGGGCTTTGGCCAGCCGGTGAAAGCCAATCATATGCGTCACACTCTGGATATCGAGCGCAACGCCTTTAGTCGCGGCTTGCCGGAGCACGGTGTGGAATTGGCGGAAGATCTGGAGCGCCTGGTGGCTTTCCACGGTGCGGATCAAATTGCTGCGGTCATTGTCGAGCCGTTTGCCGGTGCCGGTGGTGTAGTACTGCCACCCAAAGGCTACCTGAAGCGCCTGCGCGAGATCTGTGACAAGCACGATCTGCTGCTGATTTTTGATGAAGTGATTTCCGGCTGGGGCCGTACCGGTTCCGCCTTTGCCTCCATCGAGTTCGATGTCACTCCGGATATGATCACCTCTGCCAAGGGTATTACCAATGCGGCGGTGCCTTTGAGCGCGGTGTTTGTAAAAGACGAAATCCACAACACCATTATGAATGCGGCCTCAGAAGGTATGGTGGAATTTTTCCACGGCTATACCTATTCCGCACACCCGGTGGCCTGTGCCGCGGGTATGGCAACTCTGGATATTTACGAGCGCGAGGGCCTGCTCACCCGTGCTTCCGGTGAGATCGGCCAACACTGGGAGAACGCCTTGCACAGCCTGGCCGACCTGGACAATGTGATCGATGTGCGCAACTACGGCTTGGTTGGTGCTATCGAGCTGCGCGCCCCTGAAAACCTCAAAGGCAAGTTCGGTGGCAAGGCTTCCGGGATGACTTGGGAGGCCGGTGTCATGGCGCGTGGTATCGGTGATGCCCTGTGTATGTCTCCACCGCTGATTATCGAAAAGCACGAAATCGATGCGATTGTGGATAAGCTGCGCGGCGTGATCAGCGAGCTGGCTTAA